Genomic DNA from Cyanobacterium sp. T60_A2020_053:
TTGATACAGTTAAGCAAAATAAATAAGTGGTGAATACTATGATAACTACAAATTATATTAATCCAGCGATAAAAATAGCTTCAGCGCCCTTCACCATAATCAAAAAAGGATTGAATAAATCTTTAATAGGAATGAAAGAAAAATTAAATAATTGGGAAATTAGAGAGAAACAAATTGCCAAAAGAATAGTTAATTTGATACCCAGTCAATGTCCTTTTGCTAGAGATATTTATATCTTTAATCAACACTTATTAACCATTCCTCCTCTGTGCAAAATCAATCCTTTTTATGAAGATTTGATGATGTTGCGTTTTCGTGCTTTATGCTTTCTGAGC
This window encodes:
- a CDS encoding Mo-dependent nitrogenase C-terminal domain-containing protein — its product is MITTNYINPAIKIASAPFTIIKKGLNKSLIGMKEKLNNWEIREKQIAKRIVNLIPSQCPFARDIYIFNQHLLTIPPLCKINPFYEDLMMLRFRALCFLSDIGEDITPYCQ